Below is a window of Paraburkholderia kururiensis DNA.
CCATCATGAACGTTCTCCTTGTTGTAGAGGCGATGCATGGGGTGCCGATGTCGGTGCCTGCGCGTGCGCGCTGGCTTGCATGGACCCGACACCCGTGTTCCTGCCCGGTGACGGCGATGGTCCCGCCGTGTGCGACGCTTCGCGCGCAGGCTCCACCGTGAGCATGAGTCCCTGGCGGCCCGTCACGCGCACTTCGCTTCCCGCGGCAAGCGGTTCGGTGCAGCGCACGCGCCAGCGCTCGCCATGAATGCGCGCCCAGCCTTCGGCCGCCGCTCCCGTCCCGTCCATGTCCTTCGTTGCGAGGCCCTCGTCCAGCACCACGCCGACGCTGCCGATCAATGCTTCCGAACCCGTCACCACGGGCCGTCGCCGCGCCTTGAGCGCGACGCTCGATACCGTGAAGACGAAGAGCACGCTGAACGCGGTGAGCGCGGCGATCATGGGCAACGGAATGCCGAAGCCGGGCGCCTCGGTGTCCATCAACATCAGCGCGCCGATGACGAAGGCCACGATGCCGCCGAAGCCGAGCGTGCCGAACGTCGGCAGAAAGGCTTCGGCAATCAGGAACGCGAGCCCCAGAAAAATGAGCCCGAGGCCCACGTAGTTGATGGGCAGCAGTTGCAACGCGAAGAGCCCCACCAGCAGGCTGATGGCCCCGGCCACGCCCGGCAGCACGAAGCCGGGGTTCGCGAACTCGAAGAAGAGCCCGTACATGCCGATCATGAGCAGGATGAGGGCGACGTTCGGGTCCGTGATGACGGAGAGGAAACGGCTGCGCCAGTCGGGCGCGAGCGTAAGCAGAGGCGCGTTTGCCGTGGCCAGCGTGACCTCGCCCGTGGCCGTGGGCACGCGACGGCCGTTCAGTACGCGTAGCAGCTCGGGCACGTCGCGCGCGGTGACGTCGACTACTTTTTGCGCGAGCGCCTCGTTCGCGGAAAGGCTCACCGCTTCGCGTACTGCGCGCTCGGCCCAGTCGGCGTTGCGCCCACGCAGCTGGGCGAGCCCGCGGATGTAGGCGGCTGCGTCGTGAACCTGCTTGCGTGTTTCGGTTGCGCGTTCGTCGGTGGCGAGCGGCTGTTTCGCGTCGCTCGGAGGCTGGCGCTGCGGCTCGGTGACGCCCATGCCGATCTGGATGGGTGTGGCCGCGCCCAGGTTGGTGCCGGGCGCCATGGCCGCAATGTGGCTCGCGTAGACGATGTAGGTGCCCGCGCTCGCCGCGCGTGCGCCGCCGGGCGCGATGAAGGTGGCAACGGGCACGGGCGAGGCGAGGATCGCCTTGATGATCTGCCGCATCGATGTGTCGAGGCCGCCCGGCGTGTCGAGCTGAATGACGGCGAGCTGGGCGTGGTCGTGCGCGGCGCGGGCGAGCCCGCGCACGATGAAGTCCGCACTGGCCGGGCCGATGGCGCCGGCCACGGGAATCACGACGACAGGCGCGGGTGCTGTGGCCGCAGCGACGTTCGTATCGATGGCCGCATTCGCAGGGGCACCGATCAACAATGGCGCCGTGAGTGAAAACCCGTAGAGGAGCCGGGCGAGCCGCGGCGTGCGGCGCGACGACGCAATGCGCGCGAGCCGCGCGAAGGGCGCAGCCAGCACACATAGCGCGAACCCAACGCAGCGTGACAGATGCTCGACACGCAGGAAACACCGGAAAGCGGCCCCGCGCGCTTCATGCGCGAGGCGCGGCGAACGGCGCGAAGAGACGGGCAGCGTGCGCATCGCTGGCGGCCGGCACGCGTTTTTGGCGGCGCCGGCCGGAAAAGGGATGACGTTCTAAAGCTTAGTCCGATTCGGCGCGTTGCGTGCGTGCCAGCCGGTAATCCGTGGGCCGCATGCCGGTCCATTTGCGAAACGCGCGGTGAAAGGCGCTCGGTTCCGCGAAGCCCACGGCGGCGGCAATGTCCGCGATCGTGCGCGACGTGTCCTGCAGTTCGCCGATGGCGATGTCGCGGCGCAGGTCGTCCTTGATGGACTGATAGGTATGGCCTTCCTGCTTGAGGCGCCGGCGCAGCGTGGCTTCGGCCACGTTGAGGCGCTCGGCCATGGACCCGGCGTCGGGCCACGCGGACATGGGCAACGCGCGCAGCGTCTTGCGCACGCGCGCGGCAAACGACCCCGGATTGCGATACTTCACGACGAAGCTGCCCGGCGCGTCGCGCAGAAACGTCTTGACCGAGCGCGCCGTCTGGATCACGGGCAATTCGAGAAACGCAGGCGAAAGGTCGACGTACGACGCCTCCTGGCAGAACGCCATGTCGTCGCAGAACATCAGGCGGTACTCGTGCTCGGCGGGCGGCGCCGCGCAGCGAAAGCGCGCGCACAGAAGCGGAATGCGCCGGCCCACGAGCCAGCAGACGAGCCCATAGACCATGATGAACCACGTGGCATACGCGAACATCTTCGGCTCCGCGGTGCCGGGCCGGTGCGCGAAAACGAGACGCACGCGGGCCGCGTCGGGCTCCACGCGCACCGCGAGGTCGTCGAGCACGAGCCGCATGAAGTTCACCGCGCGCTGCAACGCCTGCTTGCCCGTGCTCGCCGTGAGCGCCGCGTGCGTCATCGCGATGAAGCTGCCGTAACGCATGGGATGCGCGTCCTGGCCGAAGAACTCGTCGTCGAGCGCACGCGCAATGCCCACCCACAGCGCGCCGTACTGCGCCGACGACACGCGGCTCTTCGGCGACGCCAGCATCTGCGGGGCGATCCCGGCGGCCGCGACGAGCGGCAGCACGTCGAGTCCGCGTGCGCGCGCGAGCGCCAGCGTTTCCTCCACGAGGCTCATCGAGATCGTGCCTTTTTCGTTTTTCTTCATCGTCTTCGGGTCAAGGTCTGCATGGGCGCGCCGGGCGCCCGCGGCATGGCAAATCCGCTCACGCCGATTGATCGAAGCGGGCATCGAAGCGGCGCACGCGCGTGCCTACACTCCTTCCCAACCGGAACCACATCAAGCGGCGCCACGGCGCGAACACGGCGGCCCGCGCGAGGGCGAGACAGTTTAAAGCGCCGGCACAGCGCGCGCCATGTTCGCGCATGCGCGGCATTCAGCGTGGCATCCGGCGTGGCATCAAGCACGCCGCACCGGCATCGAACAGACAGGAGCCAGCCGATGGACGATTTCTATACCGACGAGCAACGCATGATCCGCGACGCCGCGCGCGAATTCGCTGCCGAACGTCTCGCGCCTCACGCGGCGCAATGGGATCGCGACGGCGCGTTGCCCGACGAGGTGGTCGAGCAGATGGGCGAACTGGGCCTGCTCGGCATGATGGTGCCTGCGGAATGGGGCGGCTCGTACACCGACTACGTGGCGTATGCGCTCGCGCTCGAAGAGATCGCCGCCGGCTGCGCCGCGTGCGCCACGATGATGAGCGTGCACAACTCGGTGGGCTGCGGGCCCATCCTGAATTTCGGCACGCCGGCGCAGAAAGACCGCTACCTGCACGATCTGGCCACGGGACGCACCATCGGCGCGTTTTGCCTGACCGAGCCGCAGGCGGGTTCCGAAGCCAACAACCTGCGCACGCGCGCCGTGTTGCGCGACGGCCAGTGGGTGCTCAACGGCAGCAAGCAGTTCGTCACGAACGGTGCGCGCGCGAGCGTGGCCATCGTGTTCGCGGTGACGGACCCGGACCTCGGCAAGCGCGGCATCTCGGCCTTCATCGTGCCCACCCGCACGCCGGGGTTCAACGTGGGCCGCCCGGAGCACAAGCTGGGCATTCGCGCATCGGACACGTGTCCCGTTTCGCTCGACGATTGTGCGGTGCCGCAGGCGAACCTGCTGGGCGAGCGTGGCGAGGGGCTCAAGATCGCGCTCGCGAATCTGGAGGGCGGGCGTATCGGCATCGCGGCGCAGGCCGTGGGCATTGCACGCGCCGCATTCGACGCGGCCCGTGCCTACGCGAGCGAGCGCATCCAGTTCGGCAAGGCGTTGCGCGAGCATCAGACCATCGCCAACATGCTCGCGGACATGGCCACGCGCCTCAACGCCGCGCGGTTGCTCGTGCATCACGCGGCACGCTTGCGCACGGCCGGCAAACCGTGTCTTTCGGAGGCGTCGCAGGCGAAACTCTATGCGTCCGAACTGGCCGAAGAGGTGTGTTCGAAGGCGCTGCAGATTCACGGCGGTTACGGTTATCTCGCCGACTATCCGGTGGAGCGTCACTATCGCGACGCGCGCATCACGCAGATCTACGAAGGCACGAGTGAGGTGCAGCGAATGGTGATCGCGCGCCACGTATAGAAGAAAGAGCCTTGAAAAAAGGCCTCAAAATAGACCTTAGCCACCCTAAACGACCCCACGCGGGCGCACAATAAGCGGCACAGAGCGCACATTCGCGCCGATCAGGAGACGACGATGAACGACGGAGCTGCAGCGAAGCAGTTTATCGAGGCGCGCGATCTGCTGTTGCGCCATCGCACCGATTACGACCGCGCGTATCGCGAGTTCGCATGGCCGGCGATGGACGCATTCAACTGGGCGCTCGACTACTTCGACGTCGTCGCGCGCGGCAATCACCAGCCGGCGTTGTGGATCGTCGACGACCCGCACAGCGAGGGCCTCAAGCTCTCGTATGCGCAGATGTCGGAGCGCTCTTCGCGCATGGCGAACTATCTGCGCGGCGTGGGTGTGGGGCGCGGCGACCGTCTGCTGCTGATGCTGCCCAATCGCGTGGAGCTGTGGGACGTGATGCTCGCAGCCATGAAGCTGGGCGCCGTGGTGCTGCCCGCCACCACGCAGCTTTCGTCCGACGACGTGCGCGACCGCGTGCAGCTGGGCGGCGCGCAATACGTGGTCGTGGACGGCGCGGAGCTTGCCAAGTTCGATTCGATCGACGCGAGCGTGAAGCGCATTGCCGTGGGTGCGCGGCGCGAAGGCTGGCTCGATCTGGCCGATGCCGGGGAGGCCTCGCCGCATTTCGTGCCAGACGGCCCCACGCGCGCGACCGACCCGCTGCTGCTCTATTTCACGTCGGGCACCACGTCCAAGCCGAAGCTTGTCGAACACACGCATCAGAGCTACCCCGTGGGGCATCTTTCCACGATGTACTGGATCGGCCTCATGCCGGGCGACGTGCACTGGAACATCAGTTCGCCGGGCTGGGCCAAGCATGCGTGGAGCTGCTTTTTTGCGCCGTGGAATGCGCAGGCGTGCGTGTTCGTCTACAACTACGCGCGCTTCGTGCCGCGCGAAACGCTCGAGGTGCTCGTGCGTTTCAACGTGACGACGCTCTGCGCGCCGCCAACCGTGTGGCGCATGCTCGTGCAGGAGCCGCTCGCGTCGTACGACGTGAAGCTGCGCGAGATCGTGGGCGCGGGCGAGCCGCTCAATCCCGAGATCATCGAGCGCGTGCGCCGCGCCTGGAACATCACGATCCGCGACGGTTATGGGCAAACCGAAACCACCTGCCAGATCGGCAATTCGCCGGGGCAGCCC
It encodes the following:
- a CDS encoding AraC family transcriptional regulator, coding for MKKNEKGTISMSLVEETLALARARGLDVLPLVAAAGIAPQMLASPKSRVSSAQYGALWVGIARALDDEFFGQDAHPMRYGSFIAMTHAALTASTGKQALQRAVNFMRLVLDDLAVRVEPDAARVRLVFAHRPGTAEPKMFAYATWFIMVYGLVCWLVGRRIPLLCARFRCAAPPAEHEYRLMFCDDMAFCQEASYVDLSPAFLELPVIQTARSVKTFLRDAPGSFVVKYRNPGSFAARVRKTLRALPMSAWPDAGSMAERLNVAEATLRRRLKQEGHTYQSIKDDLRRDIAIGELQDTSRTIADIAAAVGFAEPSAFHRAFRKWTGMRPTDYRLARTQRAESD
- a CDS encoding acyl-CoA dehydrogenase family protein gives rise to the protein MDDFYTDEQRMIRDAAREFAAERLAPHAAQWDRDGALPDEVVEQMGELGLLGMMVPAEWGGSYTDYVAYALALEEIAAGCAACATMMSVHNSVGCGPILNFGTPAQKDRYLHDLATGRTIGAFCLTEPQAGSEANNLRTRAVLRDGQWVLNGSKQFVTNGARASVAIVFAVTDPDLGKRGISAFIVPTRTPGFNVGRPEHKLGIRASDTCPVSLDDCAVPQANLLGERGEGLKIALANLEGGRIGIAAQAVGIARAAFDAARAYASERIQFGKALREHQTIANMLADMATRLNAARLLVHHAARLRTAGKPCLSEASQAKLYASELAEEVCSKALQIHGGYGYLADYPVERHYRDARITQIYEGTSEVQRMVIARHV
- a CDS encoding NfeD family protein, which gives rise to MRTLPVSSRRSPRLAHEARGAAFRCFLRVEHLSRCVGFALCVLAAPFARLARIASSRRTPRLARLLYGFSLTAPLLIGAPANAAIDTNVAAATAPAPVVVIPVAGAIGPASADFIVRGLARAAHDHAQLAVIQLDTPGGLDTSMRQIIKAILASPVPVATFIAPGGARAASAGTYIVYASHIAAMAPGTNLGAATPIQIGMGVTEPQRQPPSDAKQPLATDERATETRKQVHDAAAYIRGLAQLRGRNADWAERAVREAVSLSANEALAQKVVDVTARDVPELLRVLNGRRVPTATGEVTLATANAPLLTLAPDWRSRFLSVITDPNVALILLMIGMYGLFFEFANPGFVLPGVAGAISLLVGLFALQLLPINYVGLGLIFLGLAFLIAEAFLPTFGTLGFGGIVAFVIGALMLMDTEAPGFGIPLPMIAALTAFSVLFVFTVSSVALKARRRPVVTGSEALIGSVGVVLDEGLATKDMDGTGAAAEGWARIHGERWRVRCTEPLAAGSEVRVTGRQGLMLTVEPAREASHTAGPSPSPGRNTGVGSMQASAHAQAPTSAPHASPLQQGERS
- a CDS encoding AMP-binding protein — protein: MNDGAAAKQFIEARDLLLRHRTDYDRAYREFAWPAMDAFNWALDYFDVVARGNHQPALWIVDDPHSEGLKLSYAQMSERSSRMANYLRGVGVGRGDRLLLMLPNRVELWDVMLAAMKLGAVVLPATTQLSSDDVRDRVQLGGAQYVVVDGAELAKFDSIDASVKRIAVGARREGWLDLADAGEASPHFVPDGPTRATDPLLLYFTSGTTSKPKLVEHTHQSYPVGHLSTMYWIGLMPGDVHWNISSPGWAKHAWSCFFAPWNAQACVFVYNYARFVPRETLEVLVRFNVTTLCAPPTVWRMLVQEPLASYDVKLREIVGAGEPLNPEIIERVRRAWNITIRDGYGQTETTCQIGNSPGQPVVPGSMGRPLPGYKVELVDADDQPVSEGEIALPALPFAQRPLGLMTGYANNANATDHAMRNGYYHTSDVALRRDDGYYVYVGRADDVFKSSDYRLSPFELESVLIEHEAIAEAAVVPSVDPLRLSVPKAFVTVRQGFEAGPELARSVFRFSREKLAPYKRIRRLQFSDLPKTISGKIRRVELRRREQERPAEPERLPGEYWEEDFPDLR